From Osmerus mordax isolate fOsmMor3 chromosome 8, fOsmMor3.pri, whole genome shotgun sequence, a single genomic window includes:
- the mia3 gene encoding transport and Golgi organization protein 1 homolog isoform X4 — protein sequence MAAHKTYLLVFFVFAHTLNSKASVERRFSDFKRCADEECSMLLCRGKAVRDFYGIDCRFLTFKEGETIYVYYKLSGKKTDVWAGSVGSRFGYFPKELLAINHIYTEKEFEIPAEETDFVCFETGLDKFDNYDIDSLLRASLSSLGENHRDNIVDQNTSPDRTTVEVESSRVVTLIEGDQIESDISPVIDEDSLFGELKRGSELADTAPSDLSWSESESWTNPTLDTKTVESEAIDSEHGKTKDSPPDPEDENLTQNESLLENQATVFSEGIPIPELKTTLGTTFDAVTSDDEETEKVTSYEEMSEKVDHPSYAESGFPREIPLLSLPDESSVLEQKDTLPSEQAEEEDSYLDTHQDEQASEDKTMWTTLGDKVFAIVSGGPRTANVPDSEEEDEDEEEIVSETTLKNPSHTQQEFEIRKGQQDPEETSMSGEHSVEDSNQLKSVMSDRPDSPSLFHIDEQRSTEQTENVLADSLTFPTTENPADLNTVSERNTKELDDKDVVKTTNEESHKELPLENEEMKKDTLTDYSEQKETKFRRFNEHLIIDWKKDASKDFPGVDEALNLDEAPGVDDAPGPVEATGPVEATGPEEAPGPEEGLGPEEEPGPEEGPGPEEGPGPEEAPGPEEAPGPEEGPGPEEGPGLEKEPGPEEAPDPEEAPGLEEEGEELLEDENAALSTSKMEPIEIQGVDEHEKLKEIESMNIEPEIASGHLDLNQYDTDVKTKPDKPEMYNDAENTDPDQIVIPLTEEKQEYSDSVLRLTLLRDHFKEEDMERFQKFLGLKNLFKVEALFSDLEEELKAVRLSQSDNSEDIEKVLEGILEASEMPILDDIERMLDSRDNNADLQQRDTSMFDEEASILDDFQELAFTLRQKYSAISDSAPLAKERQSSTGTDMAYAIAEEENIPNSAADSDTVNLTMSENQQKNASEELSHDEIQNSADIDEDGGHFNRNKDNQLNFKDAEEMQVPQRILDNAFDIGLGVETEQPSSGSLKSTSASHLNEEGPPTSKPAYAYMQNLLSVLFQNWGKVVDLMISNLPEEWNPGPTCMGFPWVPVLTTVFLGCITTMCFIWKSILIVRRTEYLVEEKDIQKHLDEVTKENTAVLAKVEELKTQREHLRNQQKMSKESADSALERVKELEIALKEVESHNELLVEECDSIMQTFDGERAKYLAHVDKSANYEKNISKLQRSMKKTQDALAKSKVLMEESKIREDARNTLHQCLQRDHTTLKEENSSLKNTAKDLEEKTHQLCEQIKVFIKSQKEYEDTITQKDHSNEVLTELLVDLEAYDLQKSDTKAVANGEAGTVADRASSMKKRIKQLMDVSQVQTTLSVVEEERNRFQTKLQNEEKDRKALEEKYRELEHDSTSLKSEKSLIENQLKILQQKYEIMTEMYQQKEISLQRRLTDEELERRDKEIKLSEVDGRALEAEQEVKIYRQRIKEMEEEVKKTEKALKVQIAEQERKAHENWVAANTAERSLSQEKTLRRNLHERLASLSNQLNDLRASNSGQPAVRCGHRPPFEKHTVPNRSDPGPRTSSPTNMEDLQTDPTRSESLETGNEVSTECSEPSSRPQGPGSFLESPIRDPGPLSHGPPPPGPRLPPPPPFAHGYRPPPPSHLAPGIRQANGTEGMPSAEFRYRPPPNGHPAMMGTRHGPLLGPGPMRFPSNIPQHPGPVFGGGPPGPYPPYHQDLRFPGPWDYGVPPQQLPPGTGPPPPQDGRPLAAQGSQDLPGGPQPSGGQGQDCISQQAAAQDPVRSTMSEP from the exons ATGGCAGCACATAAAACATACctattagttttttttgtatttgcaCATACTTTAAATTCTAAGGCCTCTGTGGAAAGACGATTTTCCGACTTTAAAAGATGCGCCGACGAGGAGTGCAGCA TGCTCCTATGCCGGGGGAAGGCTGTCAGGGACTTCTATGGAATCGACTGTCGTTTCCTGACTttcaaggagggagagacaatatATGTCTACTATAAACTATCTGGCAAAAAGACGGATGTATGGGCAGGCAGT GTTGGCAGTCGCTTTGGCTATTTCCCAAAGGAACTTTTGGCAATAAACCATATATACACTGAAAAGGAATTTGAGATACCTGCAGAG gAAACAGACTTTGTGTGCTTTGAAACTGGACTCGACAAGTTTGACAACTACGATATCGATTCCTTGCTGAGAGCCTCCCTATCCTCTTTAGGGGAGAACCACAGGGACAACATTGTAGATCAAAACACAAGTCCAGATAGGACCACTGTTGAAGTTGAGTCATCCCGCGTAGTAACTTTGATAGAAGGCGATCAAATTGAGAGCGACATCTCTCCAGTTATTGATGAGGACAGCTTGTTTGGTGAGTTAAAGAGGGGCAGTGAACTAGCTGATACTGCTCCTTCAGACTTATCTTGGTCTGAGTCTGAATCATGGACAAACCCAACTTTAGACACAAAGACAGTGGAATCTGAAGCCATTGACTCAGAGCATGGTAAAACCAAAGATTCTCCCCCAGATCCCGAGGATGAAAATCTGACCCAAAATGAGTCTCTTTTAGAAAATCAAGCTACGGTATTTTCAGAAGGTATACCTATACCTGAATTGAAAACCACACTTGGAACTACATTTGATGCTGTCACTTCTGATGATGAGGAAACTGAGAAAGTTACTTCTTATGAAGAGATGAGTGAAAAAGTAGACCATCCTTCTTATGCTGAAAGTGGGTTCCCAAGAGAAATTCCATTACTGTCTCTCCCTGATGAAAGTTCTGTTTTGGAACAAAAGGACACTTTGCCATCTGAgcaagcagaggaagaggacagtTATTTGGACACACATCAGGATGAACAGGCCTCAGAGGACAAGACCATGTGGACAACACTCGGGGACAAAGTTTTTGCAATTGTTAGTGGAGGACCAAGAACAGCTAATGTGCCTGAttcagaggaggaagatgaagacgAGGAAGAGATTGTGTCAGAAACCACTCTAAAGAAcccttctcacacacaacaaGAATTTGAGATAAGGAAAGGACAGCAGGATCCAGAGGAGACAAGCATGTCTGGTGAGCACAGTGTTGAAGACTCAAATCAGTTGAAATCAGTAATGAGCGACAGACCTGATAGCCCATCATTATTTCATATTGATGAGCAAAGATCCACTGAACAGACTGAAAATGtcttagcagactctcttacctTTCCAACAACTGAAAACCCAGCTGATCTAAATACTGTCTCTGAGAGAAATACCAAGGAATTGGACGACAAGGATGTAGTCAAAACCACAAATGAGGAAAGCCATAAAGAGTTGCCTCTAGAAAACGAGGAAATGAAAAAGGATACACTCACAGATTATTCTGAACAGAAAGAAACAAAATTCAGACGATTCAATGAACACTTGATCATTGATTGGAAGAAAGATGCATCAAAGGACTTTCCAGGCGTGGATGAGGCTCTAAATCTGGATGAGGCCCCAGGTGTGGATGACGCACCAGGCCCAGTGGAGGCAACAGGCCCAGTGGAGGCAACAGGCCCAGAGGAGGCACCAGGCCCCGAGGAAGGACTAGGCCCGGAGGAGGAACCAGGACCCGAGGAGGGACCAGGCCCGGAGGAGGGACCAGGCCCGGAGGAGGCACCAGGCCCGGAGGAGGCACCAGGCCCGGAGGAGGGACCAGGACCCGAGGAGGGACCAGGTCTAGAGAAGGAACCAGGCCCGGAGGAGGCACCAGACCCGGAGGAGGCACCAGGTCTAGAGGAAGAAGGTGAAGAACTCCTTGAGGATGAGAATGCAGCCCTCTCAACATCCAAGATGGAACCCATTGAAATCCAAGGTGTGGATGAACATGAGAAACTCAAAGAAATTGAATCTATGAATATTGAACCTGAGATTGCGAGTGGTCATTTGGACTTAAATCAATATGACACAGATGTAAAAACAAAACCAGACAAGCCTGAGATGTACAATGATGCAGAAAACACAGACCCTGACCAGATTGTAATTCCTTTAACAGAAGAAAAGCAAGAATACAGTGACAGTGTTTTAAGGTTGACTCTGCTTCGAGACCACTTTAaggaggaggacatggagcGATTTCAAAAGTTTCTGGGTCTCAAGAACCTCTTCAAGGTGGAGGCATTGTTCTCTGATTTGGAGGAAGAATTGAAAGCTGTTCGCCTCTCTCAGAGTGACAACAGTGAGGACATTGAAAAGGTGCTGGAGGGTATTCTGGAAGCCTCAGAGATGCCAATCCTTGATGACATAGAGAGAATGCTGGATAGCCGGGATAATAATGCTGACCTTCAACAGAGGGACACCAGTATGTTTGATGAGGAGGCATCCATCTTGGATGACTTCCAGGAACTAGCATTCACCCTCCGTCAGAAGTACTCTGCAATCAGCGACAGTGCTCCCTTGGCAAAGGAGAGACAATCAAGCACTGGTACAG ACATGGCTTATGCTATAGCGGAAGAGGAAAATATTCCAAATTCTGCTGCAGACTCAGACACTGTCAACTTGACCATGTCGGAGAACCAACAGAAGAATGCATCTGAGGAGTTGAGCCATGATGAAATTCAAAACTCAGCAGACATAGACGAGGACGGAGGGCACTTTAACAGAAACAAAGACAATCAGCTAAATTTCAAAGATGCAGAGGAAATGCAGGTTCCTCAACGCATTCTTGACAATGCTTTTGACATCGGACTTGGTGTTGAGACAGAGCAACCATCTTCAG GATCTTTGAAATCAACATCAGCTTCTCATTTAAATGAGGAAGGACCACCTACATCTAAACCAGCCTATGCTTACATGCAAAATCTCCTCAGTGTGCTCTTTCAAAATTGGGGAAAAGTCGTTGATTTG ATGATTTCTAACCTGCCAGAAGAATGGAATCCAGGTCCAACATGTATGGGGTTTCCCTGGGTTCCTGTGTTGACCACTGTATTTTTAGGGTGCATCACCACTATGTGTTTCATATGGAAGAGCATTCTGATA GTGAGGCGCACGGAATACCTTG TGGAGGAAAAAGACATCCAGAAACATCTAGACGAAGTAACCAAAGAAAACACTGCTGTCCTTGCAAAAGTTGAAGAGTTGAAGACACAG CGCGAACACCTCCGAAACCAGCAAAAAATGTCAAAGGAATCAGCTGACTCGGCCCTAGAAAGGGTAAAAGAACTTGAG ATTGCTCTGAAGGAGGTTGAATCACATAATGAACTGCTGGTTGAGGAATGTGACTCAATAATGCAAACATTTGATGGTGAAAGGGCAAAGTATCTGGCCCATGTGGACAAG TCGGCAAATTATGAAAAAAACATCTCTAAACTGCAACGCAGTATGAAGAAGACACAGGATGCTCTCGCTAAG TCCAAAGTTCTTATGGAGGAGTCAAAGATCAGAGAAGATGCTCGCAACACCCTGCACCAGTGTCTCCAGAGGGATCACACCACACTCAAGGAGGAGAACAGCTCA CTGAAAAACACAGCCAAAGATTTGGAAGAAAAAACCCACCAATTGTGCGAACAAATAAAAGTGTTTATCAAGTCCCAGAAAGAATATGAGGACACCATCACTCAAAAGGATCATAGCAATGAG GTCCTGACAGAGCTGCTGGTCGACCTGGAGGCCTACGACCTGCAGAAGAGCGACACCAAAGCTGTGGCTAATGGTGAAGCCGGCACCG TTGCCGATCGAGCCAGCTCCATGAAGAAGAGAATCAAGCAGCTGATGGATGTTTCTCAG GTTCAAACCACCCTGTCTGTTGTGGAGGAGGAGCGCAACCGGTTCCAAACCAAACTGCAGAACGAGGAGAAGGATCGGAAAGCTCTAGAAG AAAAATACAGGGAGCTGGAACACGACTCCACGTCCTTGAAAAGCGAGAAGAGCCTGATCGAAAACCAGCTAAAAATCCTCCAACAGAAGTACGAGATCATGACTGAGATGTACCAGCAGAAGGAGATCTCCCTCCAGAG ACGCCTGACCGATGAGGAACTGGAGCGTCGCGACAAGGAGATAAAGCTCTCCGAGGTGGACGGGAGGGCCCTGgaagcagagcaggaagtgaaGATCTACCGGCAGAGAAtcaaggagatggaggaggaggtgaagaaaaCTGAGAAGGCCCTCAAAGTCCAG ATCGCTGAGCAGGAGCGGAAGGCTCATGAGAACTGG GTTGCTGCCAACACTGCTGAGCGAAGCCTGTCTCAGGAGAAGACTTTAAGGAGGAATCTCCATGAGAG acttgcctctctctccaaccaacTGAACGATCTCCGTGCATCCAACTCTGGCCAGCCTGCTGTCCGATGTG GGCATCGGCCTCCATTTGAGAAACACACAGTGCCTAACCGTTCAG ATCCTGGCCCACggacctcctctcccaccaaTATGGAGGATTTG CAGACAGACCCAACACGGTCTGAAAGCCTTGAAACAGGAAATGAGGTCTCTACTGAGTGTTCAGAGCCA AGCTCCAGACCGCAGGGACCCGGATCGTTCCTGGAGTCTCCCATTAGGGACCCAGGCCCCCTGTCACACGGGCCGCCCCCCCCAGGGCCGcgactccccccacctcccccctttgCACATGGCTACcgtccccctccaccttcccatcTGGCCCCTGGGATAAGACAGGCCAATGGGACTGAGGGAATGCCCAGTGCGGAGTTCCGGTACAGACCTCCTCCTAACGGACACCCAGCGATGATGGGTACCCGCCACGGGCCTCTTCTGGGTCCGGGTCCCATGCGCTTTCCTTCCAACATCCCACAACATCCAG gccCAGTGTTTGGAGGAGGCCCCCCAGGTCCATATCCCCCCTACCACCAGGACCTGCGCTTCCCTGGACCGTGGGATTAcggtgtccctccccagcagctGCCCCCTGGAACTGGCCCACCCCCTCCTCAGGATGGCAGACCGCTGGCTGCTCAAGGCTCCCAGGACCTCCCTGGGGGTCCCCAGCCCAGTGGAGGCCAGGGGCAGGACTGCATATCCCAGCAGGCAGCAGCCCAGGATCCAGTCAGGTCAACCATGTCTGAGCCTTGA
- the mia3 gene encoding transport and Golgi organization protein 1 homolog isoform X5, translating to MAAHKTYLLVFFVFAHTLNSKASVERRFSDFKRCADEECSMLLCRGKAVRDFYGIDCRFLTFKEGETIYVYYKLSGKKTDVWAGSVGSRFGYFPKELLAINHIYTEKEFEIPAEETDFVCFETGLDKFDNYDIDSLLRASLSSLGENHRDNIVDQNTSPDRTTVEVESSRVVTLIEGDQIESDISPVIDEDSLFGELKRGSELADTAPSDLSWSESESWTNPTLDTKTVESEAIDSEHGKTKDSPPDPEDENLTQNESLLENQATVFSEGIPIPELKTTLGTTFDAVTSDDEETEKVTSYEEMSEKVDHPSYAESGFPREIPLLSLPDESSVLEQKDTLPSEQAEEEDSYLDTHQDEQASEDKTMWTTLGDKVFAIVSGGPRTANVPDSEEEDEDEEEIVSETTLKNPSHTQQEFEIRKGQQDPEETSMSGEHSVEDSNQLKSVMSDRPDSPSLFHIDEQRSTEQTENVLADSLTFPTTENPADLNTVSERNTKELDDKDVVKTTNEESHKELPLENEEMKKDTLTDYSEQKETKFRRFNEHLIIDWKKDASKDFPGVDEALNLDEAPGVDDAPGPVEATGPVEATGPEEAPGPEEGLGPEEEPGPEEGPGPEEGPGPEEAPGPEEAPGPEEGPGPEEGPGLEKEPGPEEAPDPEEAPGLEEEGEELLEDENAALSTSKMEPIEIQGVDEHEKLKEIESMNIEPEIASGHLDLNQYDTDVKTKPDKPEMYNDAENTDPDQIVIPLTEEKQEYSDSVLRLTLLRDHFKEEDMERFQKFLGLKNLFKVEALFSDLEEELKAVRLSQSDNSEDIEKVLEGILEASEMPILDDIERMLDSRDNNADLQQRDTSMFDEEASILDDFQELAFTLRQKYSAISDSAPLAKERQSSTGTDMAYAIAEEENIPNSAADSDTVNLTMSENQQKNASEELSHDEIQNSADIDEDGGHFNRNKDNQLNFKDAEEMQVPQRILDNAFDIGLGVETEQPSSGSLKSTSASHLNEEGPPTSKPAYAYMQNLLSVLFQNWGKVVDLMISNLPEEWNPGPTCMGFPWVPVLTTVFLGCITTMCFIWKSILIVRRTEYLVEEKDIQKHLDEVTKENTAVLAKVEELKTQREHLRNQQKMSKESADSALERVKELEIALKEVESHNELLVEECDSIMQTFDGERAKYLAHVDKSANYEKNISKLQRSMKKTQDALAKSKVLMEESKIREDARNTLHQCLQRDHTTLKEENSSLKNTAKDLEEKTHQLCEQIKVFIKSQKEYEDTITQKDHSNEVLTELLVDLEAYDLQKSDTKAVANGEAGTVADRASSMKKRIKQLMDVSQVQTTLSVVEEERNRFQTKLQNEEKDRKALEEKYRELEHDSTSLKSEKSLIENQLKILQQKYEIMTEMYQQKEISLQRRLTDEELERRDKEIKLSEVDGRALEAEQEVKIYRQRIKEMEEEVKKTEKALKVQIAEQERKAHENWVAANTAERSLSQEKTLRRNLHERLASLSNQLNDLRASNSGQPAVRCGHRPPFEKHTVPNRSDPGPRTSSPTNMEDLSSRPQGPGSFLESPIRDPGPLSHGPPPPGPRLPPPPPFAHGYRPPPPSHLAPGIRQANGTEGMPSAEFRYRPPPNGHPAMMGTRHGPLLGPGPMRFPSNIPQHPGPVFGGGPPGPYPPYHQDLRFPGPWDYGVPPQQLPPGTGPPPPQDGRPLAAQGSQDLPGGPQPSGGQGQDCISQQAAAQDPVRSTMSEP from the exons ATGGCAGCACATAAAACATACctattagttttttttgtatttgcaCATACTTTAAATTCTAAGGCCTCTGTGGAAAGACGATTTTCCGACTTTAAAAGATGCGCCGACGAGGAGTGCAGCA TGCTCCTATGCCGGGGGAAGGCTGTCAGGGACTTCTATGGAATCGACTGTCGTTTCCTGACTttcaaggagggagagacaatatATGTCTACTATAAACTATCTGGCAAAAAGACGGATGTATGGGCAGGCAGT GTTGGCAGTCGCTTTGGCTATTTCCCAAAGGAACTTTTGGCAATAAACCATATATACACTGAAAAGGAATTTGAGATACCTGCAGAG gAAACAGACTTTGTGTGCTTTGAAACTGGACTCGACAAGTTTGACAACTACGATATCGATTCCTTGCTGAGAGCCTCCCTATCCTCTTTAGGGGAGAACCACAGGGACAACATTGTAGATCAAAACACAAGTCCAGATAGGACCACTGTTGAAGTTGAGTCATCCCGCGTAGTAACTTTGATAGAAGGCGATCAAATTGAGAGCGACATCTCTCCAGTTATTGATGAGGACAGCTTGTTTGGTGAGTTAAAGAGGGGCAGTGAACTAGCTGATACTGCTCCTTCAGACTTATCTTGGTCTGAGTCTGAATCATGGACAAACCCAACTTTAGACACAAAGACAGTGGAATCTGAAGCCATTGACTCAGAGCATGGTAAAACCAAAGATTCTCCCCCAGATCCCGAGGATGAAAATCTGACCCAAAATGAGTCTCTTTTAGAAAATCAAGCTACGGTATTTTCAGAAGGTATACCTATACCTGAATTGAAAACCACACTTGGAACTACATTTGATGCTGTCACTTCTGATGATGAGGAAACTGAGAAAGTTACTTCTTATGAAGAGATGAGTGAAAAAGTAGACCATCCTTCTTATGCTGAAAGTGGGTTCCCAAGAGAAATTCCATTACTGTCTCTCCCTGATGAAAGTTCTGTTTTGGAACAAAAGGACACTTTGCCATCTGAgcaagcagaggaagaggacagtTATTTGGACACACATCAGGATGAACAGGCCTCAGAGGACAAGACCATGTGGACAACACTCGGGGACAAAGTTTTTGCAATTGTTAGTGGAGGACCAAGAACAGCTAATGTGCCTGAttcagaggaggaagatgaagacgAGGAAGAGATTGTGTCAGAAACCACTCTAAAGAAcccttctcacacacaacaaGAATTTGAGATAAGGAAAGGACAGCAGGATCCAGAGGAGACAAGCATGTCTGGTGAGCACAGTGTTGAAGACTCAAATCAGTTGAAATCAGTAATGAGCGACAGACCTGATAGCCCATCATTATTTCATATTGATGAGCAAAGATCCACTGAACAGACTGAAAATGtcttagcagactctcttacctTTCCAACAACTGAAAACCCAGCTGATCTAAATACTGTCTCTGAGAGAAATACCAAGGAATTGGACGACAAGGATGTAGTCAAAACCACAAATGAGGAAAGCCATAAAGAGTTGCCTCTAGAAAACGAGGAAATGAAAAAGGATACACTCACAGATTATTCTGAACAGAAAGAAACAAAATTCAGACGATTCAATGAACACTTGATCATTGATTGGAAGAAAGATGCATCAAAGGACTTTCCAGGCGTGGATGAGGCTCTAAATCTGGATGAGGCCCCAGGTGTGGATGACGCACCAGGCCCAGTGGAGGCAACAGGCCCAGTGGAGGCAACAGGCCCAGAGGAGGCACCAGGCCCCGAGGAAGGACTAGGCCCGGAGGAGGAACCAGGACCCGAGGAGGGACCAGGCCCGGAGGAGGGACCAGGCCCGGAGGAGGCACCAGGCCCGGAGGAGGCACCAGGCCCGGAGGAGGGACCAGGACCCGAGGAGGGACCAGGTCTAGAGAAGGAACCAGGCCCGGAGGAGGCACCAGACCCGGAGGAGGCACCAGGTCTAGAGGAAGAAGGTGAAGAACTCCTTGAGGATGAGAATGCAGCCCTCTCAACATCCAAGATGGAACCCATTGAAATCCAAGGTGTGGATGAACATGAGAAACTCAAAGAAATTGAATCTATGAATATTGAACCTGAGATTGCGAGTGGTCATTTGGACTTAAATCAATATGACACAGATGTAAAAACAAAACCAGACAAGCCTGAGATGTACAATGATGCAGAAAACACAGACCCTGACCAGATTGTAATTCCTTTAACAGAAGAAAAGCAAGAATACAGTGACAGTGTTTTAAGGTTGACTCTGCTTCGAGACCACTTTAaggaggaggacatggagcGATTTCAAAAGTTTCTGGGTCTCAAGAACCTCTTCAAGGTGGAGGCATTGTTCTCTGATTTGGAGGAAGAATTGAAAGCTGTTCGCCTCTCTCAGAGTGACAACAGTGAGGACATTGAAAAGGTGCTGGAGGGTATTCTGGAAGCCTCAGAGATGCCAATCCTTGATGACATAGAGAGAATGCTGGATAGCCGGGATAATAATGCTGACCTTCAACAGAGGGACACCAGTATGTTTGATGAGGAGGCATCCATCTTGGATGACTTCCAGGAACTAGCATTCACCCTCCGTCAGAAGTACTCTGCAATCAGCGACAGTGCTCCCTTGGCAAAGGAGAGACAATCAAGCACTGGTACAG ACATGGCTTATGCTATAGCGGAAGAGGAAAATATTCCAAATTCTGCTGCAGACTCAGACACTGTCAACTTGACCATGTCGGAGAACCAACAGAAGAATGCATCTGAGGAGTTGAGCCATGATGAAATTCAAAACTCAGCAGACATAGACGAGGACGGAGGGCACTTTAACAGAAACAAAGACAATCAGCTAAATTTCAAAGATGCAGAGGAAATGCAGGTTCCTCAACGCATTCTTGACAATGCTTTTGACATCGGACTTGGTGTTGAGACAGAGCAACCATCTTCAG GATCTTTGAAATCAACATCAGCTTCTCATTTAAATGAGGAAGGACCACCTACATCTAAACCAGCCTATGCTTACATGCAAAATCTCCTCAGTGTGCTCTTTCAAAATTGGGGAAAAGTCGTTGATTTG ATGATTTCTAACCTGCCAGAAGAATGGAATCCAGGTCCAACATGTATGGGGTTTCCCTGGGTTCCTGTGTTGACCACTGTATTTTTAGGGTGCATCACCACTATGTGTTTCATATGGAAGAGCATTCTGATA GTGAGGCGCACGGAATACCTTG TGGAGGAAAAAGACATCCAGAAACATCTAGACGAAGTAACCAAAGAAAACACTGCTGTCCTTGCAAAAGTTGAAGAGTTGAAGACACAG CGCGAACACCTCCGAAACCAGCAAAAAATGTCAAAGGAATCAGCTGACTCGGCCCTAGAAAGGGTAAAAGAACTTGAG ATTGCTCTGAAGGAGGTTGAATCACATAATGAACTGCTGGTTGAGGAATGTGACTCAATAATGCAAACATTTGATGGTGAAAGGGCAAAGTATCTGGCCCATGTGGACAAG TCGGCAAATTATGAAAAAAACATCTCTAAACTGCAACGCAGTATGAAGAAGACACAGGATGCTCTCGCTAAG TCCAAAGTTCTTATGGAGGAGTCAAAGATCAGAGAAGATGCTCGCAACACCCTGCACCAGTGTCTCCAGAGGGATCACACCACACTCAAGGAGGAGAACAGCTCA CTGAAAAACACAGCCAAAGATTTGGAAGAAAAAACCCACCAATTGTGCGAACAAATAAAAGTGTTTATCAAGTCCCAGAAAGAATATGAGGACACCATCACTCAAAAGGATCATAGCAATGAG GTCCTGACAGAGCTGCTGGTCGACCTGGAGGCCTACGACCTGCAGAAGAGCGACACCAAAGCTGTGGCTAATGGTGAAGCCGGCACCG TTGCCGATCGAGCCAGCTCCATGAAGAAGAGAATCAAGCAGCTGATGGATGTTTCTCAG GTTCAAACCACCCTGTCTGTTGTGGAGGAGGAGCGCAACCGGTTCCAAACCAAACTGCAGAACGAGGAGAAGGATCGGAAAGCTCTAGAAG AAAAATACAGGGAGCTGGAACACGACTCCACGTCCTTGAAAAGCGAGAAGAGCCTGATCGAAAACCAGCTAAAAATCCTCCAACAGAAGTACGAGATCATGACTGAGATGTACCAGCAGAAGGAGATCTCCCTCCAGAG ACGCCTGACCGATGAGGAACTGGAGCGTCGCGACAAGGAGATAAAGCTCTCCGAGGTGGACGGGAGGGCCCTGgaagcagagcaggaagtgaaGATCTACCGGCAGAGAAtcaaggagatggaggaggaggtgaagaaaaCTGAGAAGGCCCTCAAAGTCCAG ATCGCTGAGCAGGAGCGGAAGGCTCATGAGAACTGG GTTGCTGCCAACACTGCTGAGCGAAGCCTGTCTCAGGAGAAGACTTTAAGGAGGAATCTCCATGAGAG acttgcctctctctccaaccaacTGAACGATCTCCGTGCATCCAACTCTGGCCAGCCTGCTGTCCGATGTG GGCATCGGCCTCCATTTGAGAAACACACAGTGCCTAACCGTTCAG ATCCTGGCCCACggacctcctctcccaccaaTATGGAGGATTTG AGCTCCAGACCGCAGGGACCCGGATCGTTCCTGGAGTCTCCCATTAGGGACCCAGGCCCCCTGTCACACGGGCCGCCCCCCCCAGGGCCGcgactccccccacctcccccctttgCACATGGCTACcgtccccctccaccttcccatcTGGCCCCTGGGATAAGACAGGCCAATGGGACTGAGGGAATGCCCAGTGCGGAGTTCCGGTACAGACCTCCTCCTAACGGACACCCAGCGATGATGGGTACCCGCCACGGGCCTCTTCTGGGTCCGGGTCCCATGCGCTTTCCTTCCAACATCCCACAACATCCAG gccCAGTGTTTGGAGGAGGCCCCCCAGGTCCATATCCCCCCTACCACCAGGACCTGCGCTTCCCTGGACCGTGGGATTAcggtgtccctccccagcagctGCCCCCTGGAACTGGCCCACCCCCTCCTCAGGATGGCAGACCGCTGGCTGCTCAAGGCTCCCAGGACCTCCCTGGGGGTCCCCAGCCCAGTGGAGGCCAGGGGCAGGACTGCATATCCCAGCAGGCAGCAGCCCAGGATCCAGTCAGGTCAACCATGTCTGAGCCTTGA